The genomic stretch GGCGCCCCTCCCGCAGCctctcccgccgccgccgccgccgccgccggccacAGCACCCGGGGCGCGTTGTCGTTGCGGTCCAGCACGAAGACGCGCACCGTGGCCGTGGAGCTGCGCGCCGGCGAGCCGCCGTCCTGCGCCCGCACCGCCACCGTGAACTCGCGGCACTGCTCGTAGTCCAAGGAGCGCTGCGCGTACAGCGCGCCGCTCCGCGCCTCCACCGACACCAGcggcgccgcgcccgccgcgcccgcgcTGCCGCCCGCCAGCCAGTAGCTCACGCGCCCGTTGGCGCCCGCGTCCGCGTCCCGCGCCTGCACGCGCAGCACCAGCGCGCCCGCCGCGTTGTTCTCCGCCACGTACGCGCTGTACGCCGCCTCCTCGAACACCGGCGCGTTGTCGTTCACGTCCGACacctccagcaccagctccGCGCTGCTCCGCAGCGCCGGCCTGCCCCGGTCCCGGGCCACCACCGTCACGCGGTGCTCGGACGCCTGCTCTCGGTCCAGCGCGCCCGCCGTCACCACCTTGTACGAGCCGCCCGAGGACGCCACGATCGACAGCGGCGCCTCTCCCGACAGCTCGCACGACACCTGACCGTTCTCTCCCGAATCTCTGTCCCGCACTTTCAGCAGCGCCACCACGGTGCCACTCGGGGCGTCCTCAGGCACGGAGCTCGAGTGGGACAGAATGGTGATCTCAGGCGCATTGTCATTCTCGTCCATGATGTCGATTTGCACTTCGCAGTGACTGGTGAGCCCGCCTCCGTCTCTTGCCTCCAGGGCgaagatatatttatttttgtcctCAAAATCGAGGGGACCCGACGTCCTAACCTCCCCACTGTCGCTGTTGACAGTGAACAACAAAGGGACGTCATCAGGGACGTTGCCGAATGAATAGGAGACCCGCCCATTGGAGCCCGCGTCCGCATCCGTAGCCCGTACTCTCAGGACCACAGACCCCACCGCCAAATTCTCTGCCACTCTCGCCTCGTAGAGGCTTTTGCTGAATACGGGGGGGTTGTCATTTGCGTCTGTCACGTTGATAAGAACCTGGACAGTCCCAGACCTCGCGGGGTCCCCGCCGTCCACCGCCATCAGCACCAATTCAAATGAGCTCTGCTTCTCCCGGTCCAACGCTCTTTCCAGTATTAATTCCGGTTGCTTTTTTCCACCGGGGTTCTCCTTTAATGACAAAGTGAATGACGGGTTGCTGGTGAGCTGGTAAGTCAGCAGTGAGTTACTTCCTATGTCTGCATCTCGGGCCATCTCCAGAGGAAACCGAGCACCGGGAGGGATTAATTCACCGATCTCGAGGTCCAGAACAGCTTTGCTGAAGGCCGGGGAATTGTCATTCACGTCCTCGATCGCCACATCGACGTGGAAAATGTTCAGCGGATTCTGCACCAGCGCCTCGAAGCTAACAGAGCAGGTCGCCGACTTGCCGCACATCTGTTCCCGGTCCAGCCTTTCGTTCACGTACAGGTTCCCGTTCTCCTCATTCACCGTGAAGAATTGCTTCTCCTCGCTCAGCCGCAGCTTGCGCACGGGCAGCTCGTCCGCGCTGAGCCCCAGGTCCCGCGCCAGCGGCCCCACGAGCGAgcctctgcccagctcctcGGGGATGGCGTAGCGGACCCGCTCGGCCGCCGCCCGGCACCACACGCACAGCAGCACCGCGGCCAGCAGcgctcgcccgccgcccggcccgCGCCTCTGCCGCCGCCTCACCGCCATTCTCCGCCGCCTGCGCTCGCCGCGCTCCTGCCtcccgccgctgccctgcctcccTTCCAGCCGCTCTCGCCGGCGAGAACAGAGactgctgaaaggcacagagaTCCGTGCACCGCCTCTccccgccgctgctgctgctgctgctggcggcGGTGCCGCTGCCGCTGTGGCCGGCGCCGGGCGAGCGAGCAGCCTGCGGGGCCAGGacgctgcggcggcggcggctgcggctcCAGCGCCGCTCGGCGGCGGCCAACAGCGGCACCCGGAGGCGCCGCCGCGCCGCTGCAGCCGCCGGATGGCCGCGCTCAAGGGGGCCCGGCTTTGGGCGGGGCTCAGCGCCTGCACCGGCCCCGGGGGCTCTCCCCGATTGCAAACAACCAGCGCAGAACCTCTTGCTTAATTCCACTCCAAGGCGTTTCTAACTGAGATGCGATGTCGGATGCTTTTATGGCATTCTTTTGAGTCACATTCAACAGTCAGAAGCAAATATTCCTGACAGGGCAATAAAGAAGGGAATTCTGCTGCTCTTAATAAAATCACAGCTCATTTACCCCAGCAGTAAATGATAATATAGGGAAAACTTCAAGAGCTTTTTCTCACTTGTCTTgaattgtgttttctttacCTGGATTGAATTTGAGTTATAGAGCAGCCTAAACCAATATAAGCAACCCCCATGCCAAGAGAGCAGAATGACCTTTACTCTTGTTTCTGACCCATCAAAGTTGATTCATCTGAGTTGTTTCATTCATCCATATCTGAGAACCTGACAATGGGAAATGCAAAGCAATTCTCAGTCCTTCATGGAGCCAAACAATCTTCTCAGTTTCCAACTTAAATTTTATTAACGGTGATTTAATCCACAcctctgccatgagcaggaACACTGCTAGACTTCAACGTTGGAGGCATATCcaaaacttctctgggcaatatCTTCCATTTTCACACAACCCACACTGAAAAGCTTTCTCCTAAACAAAACCTCCCTtcttttagttaaaaaaaatttgtcTGCTGTTCTACGACAACAAGCCCAGGTAAAAAGAGCTCTGTCCATATTTCCTATGAGCTTCCTCATaaacagaaacagcaaaaacaaacttttaaaagtCTACACAGAGCTATCACATCTCCATGCTTGAAAACCCAAACTCCTTCAGTCCTTCTGCATACCAGAAATATTCCAACCCTCAGACCACTTCCATGATCCATCTGGGGACTCTAACATGTCCATTTGGGATATTGGCCCAAGATCTGCATGCTGTCTATGCTCTCACAAAAAGAGTTGAGAGGGGAGAAGGACCTCCCTTCACCTGCTGGGCTGAGTGCTTGTCATGCAGTGCAGGACACAATTTGAGCAGCAGGTGCCCATTGGCAGCTC from Anomalospiza imberbis isolate Cuckoo-Finch-1a 21T00152 chromosome 15, ASM3175350v1, whole genome shotgun sequence encodes the following:
- the LOC137482874 gene encoding protocadherin gamma-B5-like isoform X7, whose translation is MAVRRRQRRGPGGGRALLAAVLLCVWCRAAAERVRYAIPEELGRGSLVGPLARDLGLSADELPVRKLRLSEEKQFFTVNEENGNLYVNERLDREQMCGKSATCSVSFEALVQNPLNIFHVDVAIEDVNDNSPAFSKAVLDLEIGELIPPGARFPLEMARDADIGSNSLLTYQLTSNPSFTLSLKENPGGKKQPELILERALDREKQSSFELVLMAVDGGDPARSGTVQVLINVTDANDNPPVFSKSLYEARVAENLAVGSVVLRVRATDADAGSNGRVSYSFGNVPDDVPLLFTVNSDSGEVRTSGPLDFEDKNKYIFALEARDGGGLTSHCEVQIDIMDENDNAPEITILSHSSSVPEDAPSGTVVALLKVRDRDSGENGQVSCELSGEAPLSIVASSGGSYKVVTAGALDREQASEHRVTVVARDRGRPALRSSAELVLEVSDVNDNAPVFEEAAYSAYVAENNAAGALVLRVQARDADAGANGRVSYWLAGGSAGAAGAAPLVSVEARSGALYAQRSLDYEQCREFTVAVRAQDGGSPARSSTATVRVFVLDRNDNAPRVLWPAAAAAAAGEAAGGAPPPFEVVPRSAEAGYLVAKVVAVDADAGRNAWLSYELVQASEPALFRVGLHSGEVRTARAVSERDAAKQRVVAVVKDHGQPALSATATLHVVLAESLQEALPELSERAAGAEAAAAAAAELQFYLVLALALLSALLVLSVALAVLARLRRAGPPAVLRCLGAQRFSVAGAAFPADFCEGTLPYSYNLCVAAPARAVPEAAWPPPPVPILSAEELLGGDCCEKPSASSSAVTGELPANPDIPQQAQPNTDWRFSQTQRPGTSGSQNGEEAGAWPNNQFDTEMLQAMILASANEAADGNSTLGGGNGTMGLSARYGPQFTLQHVPDYRQNVYIPGSNATLTNAGKRDAKNAAPAGGNKKKSGKKEKK